One genomic segment of Amycolatopsis sp. WQ 127309 includes these proteins:
- a CDS encoding nucleotide disphospho-sugar-binding domain-containing protein, with the protein MRILFTVIAERTIFCSMVPLAWALRTAGHEVRVACQPAFADVVTQAGLTAVPVGRDATIWRMESLDPALLEQARAGLPSPWRVVEDPAGADWEDLREGHRVAVDEGHKLENFPLINGLAEFARAWEPDLVIWEPLTYAGPIAAKACGAAHARLLWSLDVFGATREIYRRTANGAPEDPLADWLGGYGRKYGFEFGEDMTTGQFSIDQVPPSIGLRAGDLDYRPMQYVPYGGPAATPDWLPTQRPRIGLTLGTTATEHFGGYVVNVADTLAELSTLDVDVVATVKDPAFPIPANARVVPFVPLDALAPTCDVVIDHAGPGTFLTVARHGVPQLTVPWDFDEPELARRAAAQGGSLTIRGDRATGARIREGVERLLAEPSFKTRAADLRDELRGLPSPNDVADEIEALVEKNR; encoded by the coding sequence ATGCGGATCCTGTTCACCGTCATCGCCGAGCGGACGATCTTCTGCTCGATGGTCCCGCTGGCCTGGGCGCTGCGGACGGCCGGGCACGAGGTGCGCGTCGCCTGCCAGCCCGCGTTCGCCGACGTGGTGACGCAGGCCGGGCTCACCGCCGTCCCGGTCGGGCGCGACGCGACGATCTGGCGGATGGAGAGCCTCGACCCGGCGCTGCTGGAGCAGGCGCGGGCCGGGCTGCCGAGCCCGTGGCGGGTGGTCGAGGACCCGGCCGGCGCCGACTGGGAAGACCTGCGCGAGGGCCACCGCGTCGCCGTCGACGAGGGCCACAAGCTGGAGAACTTCCCGCTGATCAACGGCCTCGCCGAGTTCGCCAGGGCGTGGGAGCCGGACCTGGTGATCTGGGAGCCGCTGACCTACGCGGGCCCGATCGCCGCGAAGGCGTGCGGCGCCGCGCACGCCCGGCTGCTCTGGAGCCTCGACGTCTTCGGCGCGACCCGCGAGATCTACCGGCGGACGGCGAACGGCGCCCCCGAGGATCCGCTCGCGGACTGGCTCGGCGGCTACGGGCGCAAGTACGGCTTCGAGTTCGGCGAGGACATGACGACCGGGCAGTTCAGCATCGACCAGGTACCGCCGTCGATCGGCCTGCGCGCGGGCGACCTGGACTACCGGCCGATGCAGTACGTCCCCTACGGCGGCCCGGCCGCCACCCCGGACTGGCTGCCCACCCAGCGTCCGCGCATCGGCCTCACCCTGGGCACCACGGCGACCGAGCACTTCGGCGGCTACGTCGTCAACGTCGCGGACACCCTGGCCGAGCTGTCCACTTTGGACGTCGACGTGGTGGCGACGGTCAAGGATCCCGCGTTCCCGATCCCGGCCAACGCGCGCGTGGTGCCCTTCGTCCCCCTGGACGCGCTGGCCCCGACCTGCGACGTCGTCATCGACCACGCCGGGCCGGGCACGTTCCTGACGGTGGCCCGCCACGGCGTCCCGCAGCTGACGGTCCCGTGGGACTTCGACGAGCCCGAGCTGGCCCGCCGCGCGGCCGCGCAGGGCGGGTCGCTCACCATCCGCGGCGACCGGGCGACCGGCGCCCGGATCCGCGAGGGCGTCGAACGGCTGCTGGCCGAACCCTCGTTCAAGACTCGCGCCGCGGACCTGCGCGACGAGCTGCGCGGCCTGCCGTCCCCCAACGACGTCGCCGACGAGATCGAAGCCCTCGTCGAGAAGAACCGGTGA
- a CDS encoding nucleotide disphospho-sugar-binding domain-containing protein, with product MRVLFATYPESTVFQPMVPLAWALRTAGHEVRVAAPPVFADTITAAGLTAVPVGRERTNTWRRLLSLDPAEAEADRAGLPSPYDAALRPVGVEEMRAGYARMIEHGHKLNNFALVPGLVEFARAWRPDLVIWEATTYAGAIAAKACGAAHARFLWSLDVFGVTRERFLALSPDADPLRDWLSGYGRKYGFDFDESLVTGEFTLDALPASLRLDADLDYRSMQYVPYNGPSTVPDWLQRPRDRPRIGLTLGTSATEQFAGYTVSVKDILAELSTLDAEVVATVAEDLGPVDARVVPFVPLDVLAPTCDVVIDHAGPGTFLTVARHGVPQLTVPWTFDEPALAARAAGQGGSLTLPGDQATPKAIREHVARLLTEPEFRERAAALRKEIRALPTPNELAHELAR from the coding sequence ATGCGCGTCCTGTTCGCCACCTACCCCGAGTCCACGGTCTTCCAGCCGATGGTCCCGCTGGCCTGGGCGTTGCGCACGGCCGGGCACGAGGTCCGCGTCGCCGCGCCCCCGGTCTTCGCCGACACGATCACCGCGGCCGGGCTCACCGCCGTCCCGGTCGGACGGGAGCGCACGAACACCTGGCGGCGGCTGCTTTCCCTGGACCCGGCCGAAGCCGAAGCCGACCGCGCGGGCCTGCCGTCGCCGTACGACGCCGCGTTGCGGCCGGTCGGCGTCGAGGAGATGCGGGCCGGGTACGCGCGGATGATCGAGCACGGCCACAAGCTGAACAACTTCGCGCTCGTCCCCGGGCTCGTCGAGTTCGCCCGCGCGTGGCGGCCCGACCTGGTGATCTGGGAAGCCACGACGTACGCCGGCGCGATCGCGGCGAAGGCGTGCGGCGCGGCCCACGCGCGGTTCCTGTGGAGCCTCGACGTCTTCGGCGTGACGCGCGAACGTTTCCTCGCTCTCTCACCCGACGCCGACCCCTTGCGGGACTGGCTCAGCGGGTACGGCCGCAAGTACGGCTTCGACTTCGACGAAAGCCTGGTCACCGGCGAGTTCACGCTCGACGCGCTGCCCGCGTCCCTGCGCCTGGACGCCGATCTGGACTACCGCTCGATGCAGTACGTCCCCTACAACGGCCCGTCGACGGTCCCGGACTGGCTGCAACGGCCGCGGGACCGCCCCCGGATCGGCCTCACCCTCGGCACGTCGGCCACCGAGCAGTTCGCCGGGTACACCGTGAGCGTCAAGGACATCCTGGCCGAGCTGTCCACTTTGGACGCCGAGGTGGTCGCCACCGTGGCGGAGGACCTGGGCCCGGTCGACGCGCGCGTCGTCCCGTTCGTCCCGCTCGACGTCCTGGCCCCGACCTGCGACGTCGTCATCGACCACGCCGGACCCGGCACCTTCCTGACCGTCGCGCGCCACGGCGTCCCGCAGCTGACCGTGCCGTGGACGTTCGACGAGCCCGCGCTCGCCGCCCGCGCGGCCGGCCAGGGCGGCTCGCTCACCCTCCCCGGCGACCAGGCCACCCCCAAGGCCATCCGGGAGCACGTCGCACGGCTGCTGACCGAACCGGAGTTCCGCGAGCGCGCCGCCGCGCTGCGCAAGGAGATCCGCGCCCTGCCCACCCCGAACGAACTCGCCCACGAACTCGCCCGCTGA
- a CDS encoding activator-dependent family glycosyltransferase, producing MRILLTTANQGSMFQPMVPLAWALRTAGHEVVVATQPDFVEEVTQAGLTAVPAGRQVDPRRLLVAMQVTEDMLEEAREGLHPPYDAVEDPSSADWDSMLTGYVDDVERCRYEIFSMIGGLVEFARSWQPDLVIWEPFTYAGAIAAKACGAAHARLLFGADVYGRAREIFRGFGQTEDPLAKWFASYGRKYGFDFTEDLITGDFTIDPMPASLQCEADLNYLHMRNVPYGGVAIAPWWLEIKPEKPRVALTMGLTATGHFAGYTIDIQDVLDALADLDVELYATVPEDEQEKLRSIPENALLMPYIPLHALASTCSVAINHAGVGTLSTFALHGVPQLTLPYHFDEPLIGRRFAATGAGLTMHGIPIDADTIRANVLRLLEEPSFTEGAARLRDEMHALPTPNQLVGELEALTVKHRGGAS from the coding sequence ATGCGCATCCTGTTGACCACCGCCAACCAGGGCAGCATGTTCCAGCCGATGGTGCCGCTGGCCTGGGCCCTGCGCACGGCCGGGCACGAGGTCGTCGTCGCCACGCAGCCCGACTTCGTCGAGGAGGTGACGCAGGCCGGCCTCACCGCGGTCCCGGCGGGTCGCCAAGTCGACCCGCGGCGCCTCCTCGTGGCCATGCAGGTCACCGAGGACATGCTCGAAGAGGCCCGTGAAGGCCTGCACCCGCCGTACGACGCCGTCGAGGACCCGTCGAGCGCCGACTGGGACAGCATGCTCACCGGGTACGTCGACGACGTCGAGCGCTGCCGCTACGAGATCTTCTCGATGATCGGCGGGCTCGTCGAGTTCGCCCGCTCGTGGCAGCCGGACCTGGTCATCTGGGAGCCGTTCACCTACGCCGGGGCCATCGCCGCGAAGGCGTGCGGCGCGGCGCACGCGCGTCTCCTGTTCGGCGCCGACGTCTACGGCCGCGCCCGCGAGATCTTCCGCGGCTTCGGCCAGACCGAAGACCCGCTGGCCAAGTGGTTCGCCTCCTACGGCCGCAAGTACGGCTTCGACTTCACCGAGGACCTGATCACCGGCGACTTCACGATCGACCCGATGCCGGCCAGCCTGCAGTGCGAAGCCGACCTCAACTACCTGCACATGCGCAACGTCCCCTACGGCGGCGTCGCGATCGCGCCGTGGTGGCTGGAGATCAAGCCCGAGAAGCCGCGCGTCGCGCTCACCATGGGCCTCACCGCGACCGGCCACTTCGCCGGCTACACGATCGACATCCAGGACGTCCTCGACGCGCTCGCCGACCTCGACGTCGAGCTGTACGCGACCGTCCCGGAGGACGAACAGGAGAAGCTGCGCAGCATCCCGGAGAACGCGCTGCTGATGCCGTACATCCCGCTGCACGCGCTCGCGTCGACGTGCTCGGTCGCGATCAACCACGCCGGCGTCGGCACGCTTTCGACGTTCGCGCTGCACGGCGTCCCGCAGCTGACCCTGCCGTACCACTTCGACGAGCCGCTGATCGGCCGCCGCTTCGCCGCCACCGGCGCCGGCCTGACCATGCACGGCATCCCGATCGACGCGGACACGATCCGCGCGAACGTGCTGCGGCTGCTGGAAGAACCGTCGTTCACCGAAGGGGCGGCGCGGCTGCGCGACGAGATGCACGCGCTGCCGACGCCGAACCAGCTGGTCGGCGAGCTGGAAGCGCTGACCGTCAAGCACCGCGGCGGTGCCTCGTGA
- a CDS encoding nucleotide disphospho-sugar-binding domain-containing protein has product MKVLFCALPQLTHFYATVPLAWALRTAGHEVRYATSPDFAEAVTDAGLTAVAVGPADAGDDEEIAEEAPSGLPAPYDLAESGADWTDGHAEAFDAMVTYAFGEFNAPILDALVAFARSWQPDLVLWEPFTYAGAFAAAACGAAHGRVLFGTDFLGVTHEWIHTHVPDDRLTGWLTSTAASLGVPYTDDLRSGHFTVDQLPSPLRLSSPELEYVPTRYVAYGGPAEVPAWLRETPSRPRIALTLGTSATLEYGGYTVQVTDLLAALSTMDVEVVATVDGPVPDNVRAVPYVPLDALAPTCAAAIHHGGFGTLLTFARHGVPQLTLPHDFDAPLLGRKLAAQGAGLTIDPAQASGRRIRWSVEQLLGNKGIRASATALAGEIAAMPSPNDVVARLEELTTKHRGGRP; this is encoded by the coding sequence GTGAAGGTCCTGTTCTGCGCGTTGCCGCAGCTGACGCACTTCTACGCCACGGTCCCGCTGGCCTGGGCACTGCGCACGGCCGGGCACGAGGTGCGGTACGCGACCTCGCCCGACTTCGCCGAAGCCGTGACGGACGCCGGGCTCACCGCCGTCGCGGTCGGCCCGGCCGACGCCGGGGACGACGAGGAGATCGCCGAGGAGGCCCCGTCCGGGCTGCCCGCGCCGTACGACCTCGCGGAGTCGGGCGCGGACTGGACGGACGGCCACGCCGAGGCGTTCGACGCGATGGTCACCTACGCCTTCGGCGAGTTCAACGCGCCGATCCTCGACGCCCTGGTCGCGTTCGCCCGCTCCTGGCAGCCGGACCTGGTGCTGTGGGAGCCGTTCACCTACGCGGGCGCGTTCGCCGCGGCGGCGTGCGGGGCGGCACACGGCCGGGTGCTGTTCGGCACGGACTTCCTCGGCGTGACGCACGAGTGGATCCACACGCACGTCCCGGACGACCGGCTCACCGGGTGGCTGACTTCGACGGCCGCTTCGTTGGGTGTTCCCTACACCGATGACCTGCGGTCCGGGCACTTCACCGTCGACCAGCTGCCGTCACCGCTGCGGCTGTCGTCGCCGGAGCTGGAGTACGTCCCGACGCGGTACGTCGCCTACGGCGGCCCGGCGGAAGTGCCCGCCTGGCTGCGGGAAACCCCGTCACGCCCGCGGATCGCGCTCACCTTGGGCACCTCCGCGACGCTGGAGTACGGCGGCTACACCGTGCAGGTGACCGACCTGCTCGCCGCGTTGTCCACAATGGACGTCGAGGTCGTGGCGACGGTCGATGGGCCGGTGCCGGACAACGTGCGAGCGGTGCCGTACGTGCCGCTCGACGCCCTCGCCCCGACGTGCGCGGCGGCGATCCACCACGGCGGCTTCGGCACGCTCCTGACGTTCGCCCGCCACGGCGTCCCCCAGCTGACCCTGCCGCACGACTTCGACGCGCCCCTGCTGGGCCGCAAGCTCGCGGCCCAGGGCGCCGGGCTGACGATCGACCCGGCCCAGGCCAGCGGCCGCCGGATCCGGTGGAGCGTCGAACAACTGCTGGGCAACAAGGGCATCCGAGCGTCCGCAACCGCGCTGGCCGGGGAGATCGCGGCGATGCCCAGTCCCAACGACGTCGTCGCGCGGCTCGAGGAACTGACCACGAAACACCGCGGAGGCCGGCCGTGA
- a CDS encoding nucleotide disphospho-sugar-binding domain-containing protein: MKVLCCVLPQLTHFYALAPIAWALRTAGHEVRVASTPGFTDAITRAGLTAVPLGHDPEPDPEDDTPEAQEARDALRRGLPKPYDLAEFTPTPADWTDERAEAFEMMVTYAFGEDNEPLLDGAVEFARAWRPDLVLWEPFTYSGALAAHACGAAHGRVLFGTDFLGVTHDWIRRFAAADRLTEWLTETASRHGLPYEDHLRAGHFTLDPLPPSLAVSLDALPVRYTPYGGAAVVPPWVTKPLDRPRVALTLGTSATEYSGYTVNVRDILAALSTMDIEVVATIADPESLGPIPSNARVVPYVPLDALAATCTAAIHHGGFGTLATFSRHGVPQLTLPYDFDAPLLARKLAEQGTGLTVHSDDATGPAVRNALQRLLTEPGFRTRGQALCAEIEAQPGPNDLVTQLEQLTRKHTP, encoded by the coding sequence GTGAAGGTCCTGTGCTGCGTCCTGCCTCAGCTGACGCACTTCTACGCGCTCGCGCCGATCGCGTGGGCGCTGCGCACCGCCGGGCACGAAGTCCGGGTGGCGAGCACGCCGGGGTTCACCGACGCGATCACCCGCGCCGGCCTCACCGCCGTCCCGCTCGGTCACGACCCGGAGCCCGACCCCGAGGACGACACGCCGGAGGCGCAGGAGGCGCGCGACGCGTTGCGGCGCGGCTTGCCGAAGCCGTACGACCTCGCGGAGTTCACGCCGACGCCGGCCGACTGGACCGACGAGCGCGCCGAGGCGTTCGAGATGATGGTGACGTACGCGTTCGGCGAGGACAACGAGCCGCTGCTGGACGGCGCCGTCGAGTTCGCCCGCGCGTGGCGGCCGGACCTGGTGCTGTGGGAGCCGTTCACCTACAGCGGCGCGCTGGCGGCCCACGCGTGCGGCGCCGCGCACGGCCGGGTGCTGTTCGGCACGGACTTCCTGGGCGTCACGCACGACTGGATCCGGCGCTTCGCCGCCGCCGACCGCCTCACCGAATGGCTCACCGAAACCGCGTCCCGCCACGGCCTCCCGTACGAGGATCACTTGCGTGCCGGGCACTTCACCCTCGACCCGCTCCCGCCGAGCCTCGCCGTTTCCCTGGACGCGCTCCCGGTCCGCTACACCCCGTACGGCGGCGCCGCGGTGGTCCCGCCCTGGGTGACCAAGCCGCTCGACCGCCCCCGCGTCGCGCTGACGCTGGGCACGTCGGCGACGGAGTACTCGGGCTACACGGTGAACGTCCGCGACATCCTGGCCGCATTGTCCACAATGGACATCGAGGTGGTGGCGACGATCGCGGACCCGGAGTCGCTGGGCCCGATCCCGTCGAACGCGCGAGTGGTCCCGTACGTCCCCCTGGACGCCCTGGCGGCGACGTGCACCGCGGCCATCCACCACGGCGGTTTCGGCACCCTGGCGACGTTCTCCCGCCACGGCGTCCCCCAGCTGACCCTCCCGTACGACTTCGACGCCCCCCTGCTGGCCCGCAAGCTGGCGGAGCAGGGAACGGGCCTGACAGTCCACTCGGACGACGCCACCGGCCCCGCCGTCCGCAATGCCCTACAACGACTCCTGACAGAACCGGGCTTCCGCACCCGAGGCCAGGCGCTATGCGCCGAAATCGAGGCCCAGCCGGGCCCGAACGACCTGGTGACCCAGCTGGAACAGCTCACCCGCAAGCACACCCCGTAA
- a CDS encoding aromatic amino acid ammonia-lyase has translation MTPIAESQGRELTSSLYLGEIVWSADWDAKIDPCDDADIARMRASARTIEEHLTADKPVYGLTQGFGPLVVFDADSEMEQGSSLISHLGTGQGAPLSPDVSRLILWLRIQNMRKGYSAVTPRFWQILADLWNKGFTPVIPRHGTVSASGDLQPLAHAALAFGGQGRAWRRDGGGRWITVPAKDALAALGHEPVDWPVREALAFVNGTGASLAQSIVNHQSSLRLVQAAAMLTGRLATLLGANPEHYDAGHGIARGQLGQLTAAEWIRRELPDSQTRDPKRPLQEPYSLRCAPQVLGAVLDQLDNVGNVLALEVDGCQDNPITFEGRLLHGGNFHAMPVGLASDQTGLAMHMAVYLAERQLGLLLSPATNGDLPPMLTPRAGRGCGLAGVHISATSFVSRIRQLVYPSSLTTLPTNGWNQDHVPMALNGANSVAEALELGWLVIGSLALGVAQLAVMTDAPPPDGGIWAELAGISPPLAEDRPMAAEVRAARDLLNRYATDALANGDAG, from the coding sequence GTGACACCGATCGCCGAAAGCCAGGGCCGCGAGCTGACCAGTTCCCTGTACCTGGGCGAGATCGTCTGGAGCGCCGACTGGGACGCGAAGATCGACCCGTGCGACGACGCGGACATCGCCCGGATGCGGGCGAGCGCGCGCACCATCGAGGAGCACCTCACCGCCGACAAGCCGGTGTACGGGCTCACCCAGGGCTTCGGGCCGCTGGTGGTGTTCGACGCCGACTCCGAGATGGAGCAGGGCAGCTCGCTCATCTCCCACCTCGGCACCGGCCAGGGCGCACCGCTCTCGCCCGACGTCTCGCGGCTGATCCTGTGGCTGCGCATCCAGAACATGCGCAAGGGCTACTCCGCCGTCACGCCGCGGTTCTGGCAGATCCTCGCCGACCTGTGGAACAAGGGCTTCACGCCGGTGATCCCGCGCCACGGCACGGTCAGCGCCAGCGGGGACCTGCAGCCGCTCGCGCACGCCGCGCTGGCGTTCGGCGGGCAGGGCCGGGCGTGGCGCCGCGACGGCGGCGGCCGGTGGATCACGGTGCCCGCGAAGGACGCGCTGGCCGCGCTGGGCCACGAGCCGGTCGACTGGCCGGTGCGGGAGGCGCTGGCGTTCGTCAACGGCACCGGCGCGAGCCTCGCCCAGTCGATCGTCAACCACCAGTCGTCGCTGCGGCTGGTCCAGGCCGCCGCGATGCTGACCGGCCGGCTCGCGACGCTGCTGGGTGCCAACCCGGAGCACTACGACGCCGGGCACGGCATCGCGCGCGGCCAGCTCGGCCAGCTCACCGCGGCCGAGTGGATCCGGCGTGAGCTGCCCGACAGCCAGACCCGCGACCCGAAGCGGCCGCTGCAGGAGCCCTACAGCCTGCGCTGCGCGCCGCAGGTGCTCGGCGCGGTGCTCGACCAGCTCGACAACGTCGGCAACGTGCTGGCCCTGGAGGTCGACGGCTGCCAGGACAACCCGATCACCTTCGAGGGGCGGCTGCTGCACGGCGGCAACTTCCACGCGATGCCGGTCGGGCTCGCCTCCGACCAGACCGGGCTCGCCATGCACATGGCGGTCTACCTGGCCGAACGGCAGCTGGGGCTGCTGCTGTCCCCGGCCACCAACGGCGACCTGCCGCCGATGCTGACCCCGCGCGCCGGCCGCGGCTGCGGGCTGGCGGGCGTGCACATCAGCGCGACGTCGTTCGTGTCGCGGATCCGGCAGCTGGTCTACCCGTCGTCGCTGACGACGTTGCCGACCAACGGCTGGAACCAGGACCACGTCCCGATGGCGCTCAACGGCGCCAACTCCGTGGCCGAGGCCCTGGAGCTGGGCTGGCTGGTGATCGGCTCGCTCGCTCTCGGCGTCGCGCAGCTGGCCGTGATGACCGACGCGCCGCCGCCCGACGGCGGGATCTGGGCCGAGCTCGCCGGAATCTCCCCGCCGCTGGCCGAGGACCGGCCGATGGCGGCCGAGGTGCGGGCCGCGCGCGACCTGCTCAACCGCTACGCCACCGACGCCCTGGCCAACGGCGACGCGGGATGA
- a CDS encoding long-chain fatty acid--CoA ligase, with product MGYAELTPHELLTPGFAAPEVTGRAWHVRWDREPAIGPDALPAVVDFHTSGTTGPRRQWRRYGPKVWAEAGMLADLVAPGRPDAVVSFVPPVHLFGALATVLVPARLRVPAWYRDGFYGTLPDIGGRPVVMATPWIFELLLRHLDWVRGLDHLTVLYGGAMLPGTAGDLLRELGPERALLVEVLGSTEAGGIATRTWREGEPPEWQLFPDVGFAGAVTPGAEGPLAVTSPRLAFRPGEPEPASWEADDRVVPLGERSFRHAGRAGRLVKVNGRRINLDDAEYALRAVLDCADLALLPVTDPKIGEHVELLVALAPGTEVADLDLAAAFARLGVRPRKLHVVPRIDRSALGKLRHVPAPTTPDEEVAAR from the coding sequence ATGGGATACGCGGAGCTGACCCCGCACGAGCTGCTCACGCCCGGGTTCGCGGCGCCGGAGGTGACCGGGCGCGCCTGGCACGTCCGGTGGGACCGCGAGCCGGCGATCGGGCCGGACGCGCTGCCCGCCGTCGTCGACTTTCACACCTCGGGCACCACCGGGCCGCGCCGGCAGTGGCGGCGGTACGGGCCGAAGGTGTGGGCCGAGGCGGGGATGCTCGCCGACCTCGTGGCGCCCGGACGGCCGGACGCCGTCGTCTCGTTCGTGCCGCCGGTCCACCTGTTCGGCGCGCTGGCCACGGTGCTCGTCCCGGCCCGCCTGCGCGTGCCGGCGTGGTACCGCGACGGCTTCTACGGCACCCTGCCCGACATCGGCGGGCGCCCGGTGGTGATGGCGACGCCGTGGATCTTCGAGCTGCTGCTGCGTCACCTGGACTGGGTGCGCGGGCTCGACCACCTCACCGTGCTCTACGGCGGCGCCATGCTGCCGGGCACCGCGGGTGACCTGCTGCGCGAGCTCGGTCCGGAGCGGGCTCTGCTGGTCGAGGTGCTCGGCTCCACCGAAGCGGGCGGCATCGCGACGCGCACCTGGCGCGAGGGCGAACCGCCGGAGTGGCAGCTGTTCCCCGACGTCGGGTTCGCGGGTGCGGTGACGCCGGGTGCCGAGGGGCCGCTGGCCGTCACCAGCCCGCGGCTGGCGTTCCGGCCCGGTGAACCGGAGCCGGCGTCCTGGGAGGCCGACGACCGGGTCGTGCCGCTCGGCGAGCGCTCGTTCCGGCACGCCGGCCGGGCCGGGCGCCTGGTCAAGGTCAACGGCCGCCGGATCAACCTGGACGACGCCGAGTACGCCCTGCGGGCCGTGCTCGACTGCGCCGACCTCGCGCTGCTGCCGGTCACCGACCCGAAGATCGGCGAGCACGTCGAGCTGCTCGTCGCCCTCGCGCCCGGCACCGAGGTCGCCGACCTCGACCTCGCGGCCGCGTTCGCCCGCCTGGGCGTCCGGCCGCGCAAGCTGCACGTCGTGCCCCGGATCGACCGGTCCGCCCTGGGCAAGCTGCGGCACGTTCCCGCCCCCACCACACCCGACGAGGAGGTCGCAGCGAGGTGA
- the rfbA gene encoding glucose-1-phosphate thymidylyltransferase RfbA → MKGIVLAGGTGSRLYPLTKATSKQLLAVYDKPMVYYPLSVLMLAGIREILVISTPDSIPALRALLGDGSDLGLDISYAEQDQPRGIAEALLIGADHIDGNPSALILGDNIFHGAGFSRILRAARERLDGCTLFGYPVSDPERYGIGETDERGSLVSIEEKPLRPRSDNAITGLYLYDSDAVEIARGIEPSARGELEITDVNKAYLKEGRAQLCRLGRGFTWLDAGTHDSLLAASQYVQVIEKRQSVRVACLEEIALRMGYIDAERCRASGEAMKSSEYGKYLIQLAETLG, encoded by the coding sequence ATGAAAGGAATCGTTCTCGCCGGCGGAACCGGTTCGCGGTTGTACCCCCTGACGAAGGCGACGTCTAAGCAGCTGCTCGCGGTCTACGACAAGCCGATGGTCTATTACCCGCTTTCGGTGCTGATGCTCGCCGGCATCCGGGAGATCCTGGTCATCTCGACCCCCGACAGCATCCCGGCCCTGCGCGCGCTGCTCGGTGACGGCTCCGACCTGGGGCTCGACATCAGCTACGCCGAGCAGGACCAGCCGCGCGGCATCGCCGAGGCGCTCCTGATCGGCGCGGACCACATCGACGGGAATCCGTCCGCGTTGATCCTCGGCGACAACATCTTCCACGGTGCCGGGTTTTCCCGAATCCTGCGCGCCGCGCGTGAGCGCCTCGACGGCTGCACGCTGTTCGGTTACCCGGTCTCCGATCCCGAGCGCTACGGCATCGGCGAAACGGACGAGCGCGGCTCCCTCGTGTCGATCGAGGAGAAACCGCTGCGCCCGCGTTCCGACAACGCGATCACCGGGCTGTACCTCTACGACTCCGACGCCGTCGAGATCGCCCGCGGCATCGAGCCGTCGGCGCGGGGCGAGCTGGAGATCACCGACGTCAACAAGGCCTACCTCAAGGAGGGCCGCGCGCAGCTGTGCCGGCTCGGCCGCGGGTTCACCTGGCTCGACGCCGGGACGCACGACTCCCTGCTCGCCGCCAGCCAATACGTTCAGGTGATCGAAAAGCGCCAGAGCGTGCGGGTCGCCTGCCTGGAGGAGATCGCGCTGCGCATGGGCTACATCGACGCCGAGCGGTGCCGCGCCTCCGGCGAGGCGATGAAGAGCTCCGAATACGGCAAGTACCTGATCCAGCTCGCCGAGACGCTGGGCTAG
- a CDS encoding LmbU family transcriptional regulator, with protein sequence MMTSKEGRIPRHAEPAGSPRDTDRSPVASPPGRLTGRPFTDGMLTRRTSLNLPPQIPLDEWSRIGHEIFVISESSTWWLGDWLIYGQAQYPDRYMHAIAKTSLDYQTLRNYAWVARRYSVTRRRPALSFQHHAELASLPEEQQENWLDRAEKFSWSRNELRNRVRASRKAARAADDEGGSDVLSIEMNVPADRKQRWLEAASTTKQDLLSWIVSILDNAADTVIGLPGDDHAISGKKEG encoded by the coding sequence ATGATGACGAGCAAAGAGGGCAGGATTCCGCGGCACGCCGAACCGGCCGGCAGCCCGCGGGACACCGACCGGTCACCGGTCGCGTCGCCCCCGGGCCGGCTGACCGGCCGGCCGTTCACCGACGGGATGCTGACCAGGCGGACCAGCCTCAACCTGCCACCCCAGATCCCGCTCGACGAGTGGAGCAGGATCGGCCACGAGATCTTCGTGATCTCGGAGTCCTCGACGTGGTGGCTGGGCGACTGGCTGATCTACGGGCAGGCGCAGTACCCCGACCGCTACATGCACGCGATCGCGAAGACGTCGCTGGACTACCAGACGCTCCGCAACTACGCGTGGGTGGCGCGGCGGTACTCGGTGACCCGCCGCCGGCCGGCGCTCAGCTTCCAGCACCACGCGGAGCTGGCGAGCCTGCCGGAGGAACAGCAGGAGAACTGGCTCGATCGGGCGGAGAAGTTCAGCTGGTCCCGCAACGAGCTGCGCAACCGGGTCCGGGCCAGCCGCAAGGCGGCGCGGGCGGCGGACGACGAGGGCGGCAGCGACGTCCTCAGCATCGAGATGAACGTGCCGGCGGACCGGAAGCAGCGATGGCTCGAGGCCGCCAGCACGACGAAGCAGGACCTGCTCTCGTGGATCGTGTCCATTTTGGACAACGCGGCGGACACCGTGATCGGGCTGCCGGGCGACGACCACGCGATATCGGGGAAGAAGGAAGGCTGA